A genomic region of Salinibacter pepae contains the following coding sequences:
- a CDS encoding ATP-binding protein yields the protein MPDRVGDTVVVAGRVTAAPGAVPLPEEGVGALQDATAGIHVRLPEARALSRGDSARVWGVLRHEAGLAQIAGIGHERVEAARRTPDPVPLSVPSAASDRHEGQLARVDGTITARSANRGGDYFVLREDESSDAQLTVFVSNQHTERIRLGRFDEGDRVEVTGIISQYDLSYQILPRGEDDLAHVGQAWTYLRWALLGVGGLGVVSVAVILFLRSAVRRRTRELTRREAELKDRQMKVEALYSATDHLLRAASRTEVAEALIDLVREVLGYRGVSVRFAEDGALKAFDVSAATFTFMPERPDFNIEGDSAVAEVYRSGNTLAVDDVEEAEAGDPAAHGDLRSVVVVPIGAHGTFAVASPEPGAISGFDTHLIEVLGSYATATLDRLDREEALRAAKDEAERARTEAEVARDQAEEAARLKSAFLANMSHEIRTPLTSIIGFAEALGDEVGAGDGNTGRFAGLIERSGRRLLDTLDGVLNLSKLEAGQMGLETEPVDLVRKARRAAEELRPQATEKGLGLTVETGRPEVWARADAGSVQIVLQNLVSNAIKYTEEGGVYVRVFWADGWAVLEVEDTGIGMDPALADDLFKPFRQASEGLGRAYEGSGVGLAVTQKATEEMGGQVDVETAKGAGSCFTVRLPKATSPEAEVAEGGTTESMGEA from the coding sequence ATGCCAGACCGCGTGGGCGATACGGTGGTGGTCGCGGGGCGCGTGACCGCTGCGCCCGGTGCGGTGCCCCTCCCAGAGGAAGGCGTTGGGGCCCTGCAGGACGCGACCGCGGGGATTCACGTGCGCCTCCCGGAGGCCCGGGCCCTCAGCCGTGGCGACAGTGCGCGGGTGTGGGGCGTGCTGAGGCACGAGGCGGGACTGGCCCAGATTGCGGGAATCGGCCACGAGCGCGTGGAGGCCGCCCGGCGGACGCCCGATCCGGTGCCGCTCTCGGTGCCGTCGGCCGCGTCGGACCGCCACGAGGGACAGCTCGCACGCGTGGACGGCACGATTACGGCACGCAGCGCGAACCGGGGCGGCGACTACTTCGTCCTCCGCGAGGACGAGTCGTCCGACGCTCAGCTCACCGTGTTCGTGTCGAACCAACACACGGAGCGCATCCGTCTGGGGCGGTTCGACGAGGGCGACCGGGTGGAAGTGACGGGCATCATCAGTCAGTACGATCTTTCCTACCAGATCCTCCCCCGCGGCGAAGACGACCTGGCCCACGTCGGGCAGGCGTGGACCTACCTGCGCTGGGCCCTGCTGGGCGTCGGAGGGCTTGGCGTGGTCTCGGTTGCGGTGATCCTGTTCCTACGGTCCGCCGTGCGGCGCCGAACCCGAGAGTTGACCCGGCGGGAGGCGGAGCTGAAGGACCGGCAGATGAAAGTGGAGGCCCTCTACTCGGCGACCGATCACCTGCTCCGGGCTGCCAGTCGCACGGAGGTCGCGGAGGCCCTCATTGACCTCGTCCGGGAGGTGCTGGGCTATCGGGGCGTGTCGGTGCGCTTCGCCGAGGACGGGGCCCTGAAGGCGTTCGACGTGTCGGCGGCTACCTTCACGTTCATGCCCGAGCGGCCGGATTTTAACATTGAGGGGGACAGTGCCGTCGCGGAGGTATACCGGAGCGGCAACACGCTCGCGGTTGACGACGTGGAGGAGGCGGAGGCGGGCGACCCGGCTGCGCACGGCGACCTGCGATCGGTCGTGGTGGTCCCGATCGGCGCGCACGGCACCTTCGCGGTGGCGTCGCCGGAGCCCGGCGCGATCAGTGGGTTCGACACGCACCTGATTGAGGTGCTCGGAAGCTACGCCACGGCGACGCTCGACCGACTCGACCGGGAGGAGGCCCTGCGTGCGGCGAAGGATGAGGCGGAGCGGGCCCGAACGGAGGCGGAGGTGGCGCGGGATCAGGCCGAGGAGGCGGCCCGGCTGAAGTCGGCCTTCCTGGCGAACATGAGCCACGAAATCCGCACGCCCCTCACCTCGATCATCGGGTTTGCCGAGGCCCTCGGCGACGAGGTCGGCGCCGGGGACGGCAATACCGGTCGGTTTGCCGGGCTCATCGAGCGGAGCGGGCGCCGCCTGCTCGACACGCTCGACGGGGTGTTGAACCTCTCAAAACTGGAGGCGGGGCAGATGGGGCTCGAAACGGAGCCGGTCGACCTGGTCAGGAAGGCGCGCCGCGCCGCCGAGGAGCTGCGGCCGCAGGCGACAGAGAAGGGGCTGGGGCTGACGGTCGAGACGGGCCGCCCGGAGGTGTGGGCCCGCGCCGATGCGGGCAGCGTGCAGATCGTGCTACAGAACCTGGTCTCCAACGCCATCAAGTACACCGAGGAGGGAGGCGTCTACGTCCGGGTGTTTTGGGCGGACGGCTGGGCGGTCTTGGAGGTTGAGGACACCGGGATTGGGATGGACCCGGCGCTGGCCGACGATCTGTTCAAGCCGTTCCGGCAGGCGTCGGAGGGCCTCGGCCGGGCCTACGAGGGCAGCGGCGTGGGGCTGGCGGTGACCCAGAAGGCGACGGAGGAGATGGGGGGGCAGGTCGACGTCGAGACGGCGAAAGGGGCCGGCAGCTGCTTCACCGTGCGGCTTCCCAAGGCCACGTCGCCGGAGGCCGAAGTGGCCGAGGGCGGGACGACCGAATCGATGGGGGAGGCGTAG
- a CDS encoding PAS domain-containing protein has product MPASETQGGPPPDDHTGAEPPPPLPEQSDFADAVLAAMPDPVFVFGPQNTLAWGNAPLQQATGHSAAALRGKSLPELFGKGDAAAVEQALGAVRAGRDTAPAEVALLPREGPPRPCTFTARPLSGDVGPPNCVVGIARMAPLSTAQDETLRLERDRLAALYTGLPSPVVHYEVQGGAAIARGANVAFEEAFGVSRSEVVGHDLDALLAPDERLSQAETLTRRAVEEGSVQAEVIRETNKGRRHFRLNSVLFSDSETPEGYAIYTDITEQKEREQTLRDEQDALRSMYRITADRNASFDDKVRRLIELGCAYLDLPYGFLTRISDGTQHILQATGDHPLLQPGKSCPLSESYCRKTVEEGTLLAVQDAAAAGWTSDPAHEKFGLGTYIGSQILVDGTLYGTLCFAASGARPTAFTERERTFVELMSRWASYELEHRRATEQLERQNERLDNFAGLVAHDLRNPLNVAKGRLELVKDTEDLSHLSAIDRALERMDEIIEDLLAITWGGQKLSDEDLEYCDLASLIASCWERVDVPEAGLVADDPPRVRADANRLQRLLENLFRNAIEHGGEDVTLRIGALDDGFFVEDDGPGIPSDQQEEVLKAGYSSDEEGTGLGLSIVKTIVDAHGWALALTEGRDGGARFEVTGAEVDRE; this is encoded by the coding sequence ATGCCCGCAAGCGAGACGCAGGGCGGCCCCCCGCCCGACGACCATACAGGCGCGGAGCCCCCCCCACCTCTGCCCGAACAGTCCGACTTCGCGGACGCCGTGCTGGCGGCCATGCCCGATCCGGTGTTTGTGTTCGGCCCGCAGAACACACTCGCGTGGGGCAACGCTCCCCTCCAACAGGCCACCGGGCACTCGGCCGCTGCCCTCCGCGGAAAAAGCCTGCCGGAACTGTTCGGGAAGGGCGACGCCGCGGCCGTCGAACAGGCCCTCGGTGCCGTGCGGGCGGGGCGCGACACCGCACCGGCGGAGGTTGCGCTTCTTCCTCGCGAAGGCCCCCCCCGCCCGTGTACGTTCACTGCGCGGCCGCTGTCCGGCGACGTGGGGCCGCCAAACTGCGTCGTGGGCATTGCGCGGATGGCGCCCCTGTCTACGGCCCAGGACGAAACGCTCCGGCTCGAACGCGACCGGCTGGCGGCGCTGTACACGGGCCTGCCGAGCCCGGTGGTGCACTACGAGGTACAGGGCGGGGCCGCCATCGCCCGTGGCGCCAACGTGGCGTTCGAGGAGGCCTTCGGCGTATCCCGGAGCGAGGTGGTCGGCCACGACCTCGATGCGCTTCTCGCCCCCGACGAACGGCTCTCCCAGGCCGAGACGCTCACCCGACGGGCCGTGGAGGAGGGCAGTGTGCAGGCCGAAGTGATCCGCGAAACGAACAAAGGGCGCCGGCACTTCCGGCTCAACTCGGTGCTGTTTTCCGATAGCGAGACGCCGGAAGGGTATGCGATCTACACCGACATCACCGAGCAGAAGGAACGGGAGCAGACGCTGCGCGACGAGCAGGACGCCCTGCGGTCGATGTACCGCATCACCGCCGACCGAAACGCCTCCTTCGACGACAAGGTGCGCCGCCTCATTGAGCTCGGGTGCGCGTACCTGGACCTCCCGTACGGGTTTTTGACCCGCATCTCGGACGGCACGCAGCACATCCTCCAGGCGACGGGGGACCACCCGTTGCTCCAACCCGGCAAGTCGTGCCCCCTCTCCGAATCGTACTGCCGAAAGACGGTGGAGGAGGGGACCCTGCTGGCCGTGCAGGACGCCGCGGCTGCGGGCTGGACGAGCGACCCGGCCCACGAGAAATTCGGGTTGGGCACCTACATCGGCTCGCAAATCCTGGTCGACGGGACGCTCTACGGCACGCTGTGCTTCGCGGCCTCCGGCGCCCGCCCCACCGCGTTCACGGAGCGGGAGCGGACCTTCGTGGAGCTGATGTCCCGGTGGGCGAGCTACGAGCTCGAGCACCGCCGCGCCACCGAGCAGCTTGAGCGCCAGAACGAACGGCTCGATAACTTCGCCGGCCTCGTGGCCCACGACCTCCGAAACCCACTCAACGTGGCGAAGGGCCGCCTCGAGCTCGTGAAGGACACGGAGGACCTGAGCCACCTTTCGGCCATCGACCGGGCCCTGGAGCGGATGGACGAGATCATCGAGGACCTGCTGGCAATTACCTGGGGCGGGCAAAAACTCAGCGACGAGGACCTAGAATACTGTGACCTTGCCTCCCTGATTGCGTCGTGCTGGGAGCGCGTCGACGTGCCGGAGGCCGGCCTCGTGGCCGACGACCCCCCCCGTGTGCGCGCCGACGCAAACCGCCTCCAGCGGCTTCTGGAAAACCTGTTCCGCAACGCCATCGAGCACGGAGGCGAGGACGTAACCCTCCGGATCGGCGCGCTCGACGACGGGTTCTTCGTGGAGGACGACGGCCCGGGCATCCCGTCCGATCAGCAGGAGGAGGTGCTCAAGGCCGGGTACTCGTCGGACGAGGAGGGCACGGGGCTCGGCCTGAGCATCGTGAAGACCATCGTGGACGCCCACGGATGGGCCCTCGCCCTGACGGAGGGGCGCGACGGCGGGGCGCGCTTCGAGGTTACCGGCGCCGAGGTGGACCGCGAGTAG